AATTCAGGTTTGGAATTTACAGGTAGGCCAAGAAGATGTTGTTGACTTATTTGAAAAAAAAATAATTTAAAAAAATCAAAGACAATGGCAACCCCATTTTGAAATTGGAATTGATTTTTGAACTTGATGTTGATATTGCCATTGCACAATGAAAGACACTTATAATACTATTGCATTTCCATCCGAAGAAACCCTTTTTAAAGAAAAAAACAGTAAATTCTTTGGCTATGCCTTCCCTATTGAATCCGAAGATGAAGTAAAACCCATCACAGACCACTTACGAAAACAGCACCCGAATGCCTGTCATTACTGCTATGCGTATCAATTAGGCGCCGACTCAATAACTTACAGAGCAAATGATGACGGTGAACCAAGCAATACAGCAGGAATGCCAATATACGGTCAAATTCAATCTTTTGGAGTAACAAATATTTTATTAGTTGTTGTTCGGATTTTTGGTGGTGTAAAGTTAGGAGTCGGCGGATTGATTTCTGCTTACAGATTGAGTGCGCAACTCACACTTGAAACCTGTACAATAATTGAAAAAACAATCGATGTTCATTATACCATCTCTTTTGATTATAAAAATATGAATAAAGTGATGCGTGTTATTAAAGAAAAAAAACTTGAAATTGTCGTACAAGAAATGGAAATAAACCAAGATTCGGGGTTACCAATTGGTAAAATTGAAATCAAAACCCGAAAAAAAAATGCCGAAACAATATTCGACATTTTTAATTCAATGTTTGAAATCGATATAAAACGACTCTAATTAAGCTTCAAAATTGCTTCTTTTACAATTTATTCCATCGTTTTTAACAATTCTAAAATATAATCAGGAGGCGCTGTTGGACGACCCGTTTTTAGAGACACAAAAACCAAAATAAATTGGGCAGTTGTTAATAACTCTTTTGATTCGTTATAAATAGCACAATCAAATTCTATCTTCACTGACGACTGACTTTTGAAAACAGTATGAACGGTGAGCAGCTCATCATATCGTGCTGATTTTTTGTAATTTATATTCATGGAAACAATTGGTAGCGCAATACCGCTTTCCTCCATACTTTTATACGAAATCCCTTTGTTTCTAAGCCATTCCACTCGTCCTATCTCAAAATAAGGAATGTAATTTCCATGGTAAACTACGCCCATTTGATCGGTTTCGGAATAGCGAACACGAACTTCTATTTGATGATCTTTCATTATTTATTTATTAAAAAAATTAAAATTTTAAAACCTCCTTACAACAATATTTTATAAAATTATTGCCCAATTTATTTTTTTTTACAGAAATTTGTTCACATATTTGTTACCCCGAAAAATATTAAAAAATAAGTCCCTTTTTTTTAAAAAAACTAGTACCGAATAAAATAATTTAACCGAATAT
This region of Flavobacterium lacustre genomic DNA includes:
- a CDS encoding IMPACT family protein, giving the protein MKDTYNTIAFPSEETLFKEKNSKFFGYAFPIESEDEVKPITDHLRKQHPNACHYCYAYQLGADSITYRANDDGEPSNTAGMPIYGQIQSFGVTNILLVVVRIFGGVKLGVGGLISAYRLSAQLTLETCTIIEKTIDVHYTISFDYKNMNKVMRVIKEKKLEIVVQEMEINQDSGLPIGKIEIKTRKKNAETIFDIFNSMFEIDIKRL
- a CDS encoding acyl-CoA thioesterase; translation: MKDHQIEVRVRYSETDQMGVVYHGNYIPYFEIGRVEWLRNKGISYKSMEESGIALPIVSMNINYKKSARYDELLTVHTVFKSQSSVKIEFDCAIYNESKELLTTAQFILVFVSLKTGRPTAPPDYILELLKTME